GTCGATGATGGGCAGATCGTAGAAGTACATGATGATGGACCCGATGAGGATGGCCGTCCAACCCAGTACATCTTCCATCAAGTGAAGGGATACGACCCGCTCGTTCTGCGAAGTGCCCTTCTTCAATTTCAAGACTGCTGCTCCGTTGAATAATATCCCCAAAACGGCCAGTAGCATCATCCCTTCGACATGGGTCTCCTCCGGGGCCAGAAGCCTAGGAATGGTCTCATATAGAATGAAGACCGAACCGACCAATAGAACGAAGGAGTTGATCAGGGCACCTAGCACAGAGAATCTCACATAGCCATAAGAGAAGCGAGAATCCCTGCCTTTGTTGGACAATTTCTGGAAGTACCATGCCAACCCGAGTGAAAGGGTGTCTCCTAGGTCGTGTAATGAATCCGAGAGAATGGCCACACTGTTGGTCCAGACCCCTCCAGCGACCTCGATGAGAGTGAAGGTGAGATTCAGAAAGAAAGCCGCCCGGATATTCGTGGTGTCTTGGAAGTGCTTATGGTGATCATGTGAATGTCCCATAGTCCTTCTTTCACTCTGCAGGCCTTATGTCCTTCACATTCATCTGCAGACTGACCATTCCGTTCCATTCGTTCTCCTCTACCGTGTAGAGTATGTCGAATGGATGACCTGAATCGACCAGGTCCAGCTTGTCTCCATGACTGAATGCGATGGCGTTGAGCGCGCGTTGGGCATCGCGCTGGTAGACCTGTAGTTTCAAATGGGTCTGTCCCACCACTTTCGGGTATCTGGCCTGACAGTTCCTGCTCAAGAAGACCGGTTTCATGTTTCCTGGGCCAAATGGGGCCATCTGTCTGATGACATTGAAGAATTTTCGGTCTACATCATCCAGATCCAATTCGAGGTCGGCTTTCACTTCTGGAATAAGCCATTCGGGCTTGCAGGTGCTGTTCACGATCTCTTC
This window of the Flavobacteriales bacterium genome carries:
- a CDS encoding cation transporter, translated to MGHSHDHHKHFQDTTNIRAAFFLNLTFTLIEVAGGVWTNSVAILSDSLHDLGDTLSLGLAWYFQKLSNKGRDSRFSYGYVRFSVLGALINSFVLLVGSVFILYETIPRLLAPEETHVEGMMLLAVLGILFNGAAVLKLKKGTSQNERVVSLHLMEDVLGWTAILIGSIIMYFYDLPIIDPILSLLIAIYILSNVYKNLRGALMTFLQDVPEEIDIDQIRKLLMKHDTVVSVHDLHIWSMDGEHHVLTAHVVVPQDMAPVDVESLKKSLREVLHAEQIDHATLEFEPEGTDCEYNDC